One segment of Oreochromis niloticus isolate F11D_XX linkage group LG8, O_niloticus_UMD_NMBU, whole genome shotgun sequence DNA contains the following:
- the LOC109203142 gene encoding uncharacterized protein LOC109203142 isoform X3 — MNNAKDQRSSASESYNTDLLNAILPEPSDNRPEDIKQNVVPGSLQTEEEETISSRVQTNVPNLYSSCKVPDVPVGLREAFITRHLRNIGQEQFTSNIPNLYSSCRVPDVPVGLREAFITRHLLNISRAPFTSVTTPTSETSETATVSKNNFGHEESPTNESYSIDLFNVGLPESSDNRSEENEQNIVQGTLQREDEDPVVSRIHRNLSAFWSLITAPVVLAGQGVIFVTRHILNICGAPFTSVFNLFFFFFSNYSAYVSHSPQSQFRPDSYNQKMVRCNFLDDFSNCCTCTFSFTYNLTLK; from the exons ATGAACAACGCTAAAGATCAAAGGTCTTCAGCCAGTGAGAGTTACAACACTGATTTATTAAATGCCATTCTTCCTGAACCTTCAGATAACAGACCTGAAGATATCAAACAAAATGTTGTCCCAGGCAGTCTTCaaacagaggaagaagaaacTATTTCTTCCAGAGTTCAAACAAATGTTCCAAATCTCTATTCCTcttg taaaGTTCCAGATGTGCCTGTGGGCCTAAGGGAAGCTTTCATCACCAGGCACCTCCGTAATATTGGTCAAGAACAATTTACCTCAAATATTCCAAATCTCTATTCCTCTTGTAGAGTTCCAG ATGTGCCTGTTGGCCTAAGAGAAGCTTTTATTACCAGGCACCTCCTTAATATTAGTCGAGCACCATTTACCTCAGTTACCACACCCACAAGTGAAACCTCTGAAACAGCAACTGTTTCTAAAAACAACTTTGGACATGAAGAGTCTCCCACCAATGAGAGTTACAGCATTGATCTATTCAATGTTGGTCTCCCTGAATCTTCAGATAACAGATCTGAAGAGAATGAACAAAATATTGTCCAAGGAACTCTTCAAAGAGAGGATGAAGACCCTGTTGTTTCCAGAATTCACAGAAATCTTTCAGCTTTTTGGTCCCTTATTACAGCTCCAGTTGTGCTTGCGGGCCAAGGAGTCATTTTTGTCACCAGGCACATCCTTAATATTTGTGGAGCACCATTTACCTCAGtgttcaatcttttttttttttttttcagtaattatTCAGCGTATGTTTCCCATTCCCCACAGAGCCAATTCAGGCCTGATTCCTACAATCAGAAGATGGTTAGATGTAATTTCTTGGATGACTTCAGCAATTGTTGCACTTgcacttttagttttacttatAATCTTACCTTAAAATAG
- the LOC109203142 gene encoding uncharacterized protein LOC109203142 isoform X2, which yields MNNAKDQRSSASESYNTDLLNAILPEPSDNRPEDIKQNVVPGSLQTEEEETISSRVQTNVPNLYSSCKVPDVPVGLREAFITRHLRNIGQEQFTSNIPNLYSSCRVPDVPVGLREAFITRHLLNISRAPFTSVTTPTSETSETATVSINNFGHEESPTNESYSIDLFNVGLPESSDNRSEENEQNIVQGTLQREDEDPVVSRIHRNLSAFWSLITAPVVLAGQGVIFVTRHILNICGAPFTSVFNLFFFFFSNYSAYVSHSPQSQFRPDSYNQKMVRCNFLDDFSNCCTCTFSFTYNLTLK from the exons ATGAACAACGCTAAAGATCAAAGGTCTTCAGCCAGTGAGAGTTACAACACTGATTTATTAAATGCCATTCTTCCTGAACCTTCAGATAACAGACCTGAAGATATCAAACAAAATGTTGTCCCAGGCAGTCTTCaaacagaggaagaagaaacTATTTCTTCCAGAGTTCAAACAAATGTTCCAAATCTCTATTCCTcttg taaaGTTCCAGATGTGCCTGTGGGCCTAAGGGAAGCTTTCATCACCAGGCACCTCCGTAATATTGGTCAAGAACAATTTACCTCAAATATTCCAAATCTCTATTCCTCTTGTAGAGTTCCAGATGTGCCTGTTGGCCTAAGAGAAGCTTTTATTACCAGGCACCTCCTTAATATTAGTCGAGCACCATTTACCTCAGTTACCACACCCACTAGTGAGACCTCTGAAACAGCAACTGTTTCTATAAACAACtttggac ATGAAGAGTCTCCCACCAATGAGAGTTACAGCATTGATCTATTCAATGTTGGTCTCCCTGAATCTTCAGATAACAGATCTGAAGAGAATGAACAAAATATTGTCCAAGGAACTCTTCAAAGAGAGGATGAAGACCCTGTTGTTTCCAGAATTCACAGAAATCTTTCAGCTTTTTGGTCCCTTATTACAGCTCCAGTTGTGCTTGCGGGCCAAGGAGTCATTTTTGTCACCAGGCACATCCTTAATATTTGTGGAGCACCATTTACCTCAGtgttcaatcttttttttttttttttcagtaattatTCAGCGTATGTTTCCCATTCCCCACAGAGCCAATTCAGGCCTGATTCCTACAATCAGAAGATGGTTAGATGTAATTTCTTGGATGACTTCAGCAATTGTTGCACTTgcacttttagttttacttatAATCTTACCTTAAAATAG
- the ghdc gene encoding GH3 domain-containing protein: protein MLQMSSSWFRVALPLCFAVLSVALTISGKTPAMPPPLPAVIGVCSVAGMALILKIKVENRTLSSLLSQHVAVKVVGWLGRRQRRKLEADTLKVKEIQQETLLKRLRKNADTYYGRQYDFSSIKDIKEFQACHPITTYTHYQDLINRIAAGEEKLIIAEKPLILAMTSGTSGSSAMLLSTKDTNTEFFLQGVTVCLDAMQKAFPETKSLQRTTKFFYAPTFRQSEARIPIGPNSSTPASSRHILNLYTTPAPAFEVPSEKDTLYLHLLFALKDPNVGTLESNFASTVFYAFSALQERWQELVEDIERGNISTALSLEPKVRAKLEALMKPDPQRAAQLRAHFQDGFRGIAKRLWPHLNLVLAVDSGSNQIYGEMLRESYCKGVPFYSPFYAATEGLIGVNLWPQESERRYLLCPRSMFCEFLPESSLDEEAPHTLLMEEVKEGENYELLVTNASGLYRYRIGDIVKVVGFHNQCPIVEFQYRRGQMLNVRGEKVSEALFLSALKKAVAQWPGAQLVDYCCAESGILGDTIGGSDPHYQVFLELKGVRRLTEEQRHKLDISLQQDSAVYKSFRIKGSIGPMRVQLVAEGAFNKLRKQMMAYSSTSPNTFKMQRVLRRKEYAEFLLGKTIS from the exons ATGCTTCAGATGTCTTCCTCTTGGTTTCGCGTTGCACTTCCGCTTTGTTTTGCGGTTTTATCGGTCGCCCTGACCATCAGCGGAAAGACTCCCG CCATGCCGCCCCCTCTCCCCGCTGTCATCGGTGTGTGCTCTGTAGCCGGGATGGCACTCATCTTGAAGATAAAGGTTGAAAACCGGACGTTAAGCAGTCTTCTGAGCCAGCATGTAGCGGTAAAGGTTGTAGGCTGGCTGGGCAGGCGACAGAGACGGAAACTTGAAGCCGACACACTCAAAGTGAAAGAAATCCAACAGGAGACGCTGCTGAAGCGCTTGCGTAAAAACGCAGATACGTATTATGGAAGACAGTACGACTTCAGCTCAATTAAAG ATATTAAAGAATTTCAGGCATGCCATCCTATTACTACATACACGCACTATCAAGACCTAATCAACCGCATCGCAGCTGGAGAAGAGAAGCTCATCATTGCAGAGAAGCCATTAATTCTGGCCATGACCTCCGGGACATCAGGATCCAGCGCCATGCTGCTCAGCACTAAGGACACCAACACTGAGTTCTTCCTGCAG GGAGTGACTGTGTGCTTAGATGCCATGCAGAAGGCATTCCCTGAGACCAAGAGCCTTCAACGCACCACCAAGTTCTTTTACGCTCCTACTTTTCGGCAGTCTGAGGCCAGAATTCCCATCGGACCAAACTCCTCGACACCAGCCTCCTCACGCCACATCCTAAACCTGTACACGACTCCAGCACCTGCCTTCGAG GTTCCCAGTGAGAAGGACACACTCTAtttgcatcttctttttgcGCTGAAAGATCCTAATGTGGGAACTCTGGAGTCCAACTTCGCTTCCACAGTTTTCTATGCCTTCAGTGCCTTACAG GAGCGTTGGCAGGAACTTGTGGAGGACATTGAACGGGGGAATATCAGCACTGCTCTGTCTCTGGAGCCCAAAGTGAGGGCCAAGCTTGAAGCGCTAATGAAGCCAGACCcacagagagctgcccagctcCGGGCCCACTTCCAGGATGGCTTCAGGGGGATTGCCAAGCGCCTGTGGCCTCATCTGAACCTGGTCCTGGCAGTGGACTCAGGCTCCAATCAGATCTACGGTGAAATGTTGAGGGAGAGTTACTGCAAAGGAGTGCCTTTCTACTCGCCCTTCTATGCTGCTACTGAAG GTTTAATTGGGGTGAACCTGTGGCCTCAGGAGTCAGAAAGACGTTACTTGCTGTGCCCTCGCTCAATGTTCTGCGAGTTCCTCCCAGAGAGCAGCCTGGATGAGGAGGCCCCTCACACTCTGctgatggaggaggtgaaggAGGGAGAAAACTATGAGCTGCTTGTCACAAATGCTTCAGGACTTTACAG ATATCGCATCGGAGACATTGTAAAAGTTGTTGGATTTCACAACCAGTGTCCCATCGTGGAGTTTCAGTACAG ACGAGGTCAGATGCTGAATGTTCGAGGAGAGAAAGTGTCAGAAGCGTTGTTCCTCAGTGCTTTGAAGAAGGCCGTCGCTCAGTGGCCAGGAGCTCAGCTGGTTGACTACTGCTGTGCTGAGAGCGGCATCCTGG GAGATACAATTGGTGGCTCGGACCCTCACTACCAGGTGTTCTTAGAGCTGAAAGGTGTGAGGAGGCTTACAGAGGAACAACGACATAAG CTGGACATTTCTCTCCAGCAGGATTCGGCCGTCTACAAATCCTTCCGTATCAAAGGCAGCATCGGGCCAATGAGAGTGCAGCTGGTGGCAGAGGGAGCGTTTAACAAACTTCGTAAGCAGATGATGGCGTACTCGAGCACCTCACCCAATACGTTCAAAATGCAGCGGGTGCTGCGCAGGAAAGAATATGCTGAATTCCTTCTGGGCAAAACGATTTCCTGA
- the LOC109203142 gene encoding uncharacterized protein LOC109203142 isoform X1 produces the protein MNNAKDQRSSASESYNTDLLNAILPEPSDNRPEDIKQNVVPGSLQTEEEETISSRVQTNVPNLYSSCKVPDVPVGLREAFITRHLRNIGQEQFTSNIPNLYSSCRVPDVPVGLREAFITRHLLNISRAPFTSVTTPTSETSETATVSINNFGHEESPINESYSTDLFNVGLPEPSDNGPEDNEQNVVPGSLQTEEEETISSRVQTNVPNLYSSCRVPDVPVGLREAFITRHLLNISRAPFTSVTTPTSETSETATVSKNNFGHEESPTNESYSIDLFNVGLPESSDNRSEENEQNIVQGTLQREDEDPVVSRIHRNLSAFWSLITAPVVLAGQGVIFVTRHILNICGAPFTSVFNLFFFFFSNYSAYVSHSPQSQFRPDSYNQKMVRCNFLDDFSNCCTCTFSFTYNLTLK, from the exons ATGAACAACGCTAAAGATCAAAGGTCTTCAGCCAGTGAGAGTTACAACACTGATTTATTAAATGCCATTCTTCCTGAACCTTCAGATAACAGACCTGAAGATATCAAACAAAATGTTGTCCCAGGCAGTCTTCaaacagaggaagaagaaacTATTTCTTCCAGAGTTCAAACAAATGTTCCAAATCTCTATTCCTcttg taaaGTTCCAGATGTGCCTGTGGGCCTAAGGGAAGCTTTCATCACCAGGCACCTCCGTAATATTGGTCAAGAACAATTTACCTCAAATATTCCAAATCTCTATTCCTCTTGTAGAGTTCCAGATGTGCCTGTTGGCCTAAGAGAAGCTTTTATTACCAGGCACCTCCTTAATATTAGTCGAGCACCATTTACCTCAGTTACCACACCCACTAGTGAGACCTCTGAAACAGCAACTGTTTCTATAAACAACtttggac ATGAAGAGTCTCCCATCAATGAGAGTTACAGCACTGATTTATTCAATGTTGGTCTCCCTGAACCTTCAGATAACGGACCTGAAGATAATGAACAAAATGTTGTCCCAGGCAGTCTTCaaacagaggaagaagaaacCATTTCTTCCAGAGTTCAAACAAATGTTCCAAATCTCTATTCCTCTTGTAGAGTTCCAGATGTGCCTGTTGGCCTAAGAGAAGCTTTTATTACCAGGCACCTCCTTAATATTAGTCGAGCACCATTTACCTCAGTTACCACACCCACAAGTGAAACCTCTGAAACAGCAACTGTTTCTAAAAACAACTTTGGACATGAAGAGTCTCCCACCAATGAGAGTTACAGCATTGATCTATTCAATGTTGGTCTCCCTGAATCTTCAGATAACAGATCTGAAGAGAATGAACAAAATATTGTCCAAGGAACTCTTCAAAGAGAGGATGAAGACCCTGTTGTTTCCAGAATTCACAGAAATCTTTCAGCTTTTTGGTCCCTTATTACAGCTCCAGTTGTGCTTGCGGGCCAAGGAGTCATTTTTGTCACCAGGCACATCCTTAATATTTGTGGAGCACCATTTACCTCAGtgttcaatcttttttttttttttttcagtaattatTCAGCGTATGTTTCCCATTCCCCACAGAGCCAATTCAGGCCTGATTCCTACAATCAGAAGATGGTTAGATGTAATTTCTTGGATGACTTCAGCAATTGTTGCACTTgcacttttagttttacttatAATCTTACCTTAAAATAG